From a region of the Streptomyces sp. B21-083 genome:
- a CDS encoding ROK family transcriptional regulator, with product MEHEVAKAPRLTESASAVFAVLAGAGTATRPQLATLAGLSKPTVSSAVAELESARLAAHSGIASGGTGRSAAVYGLGPAAGSVLAVDLGPALTRVRGCALDGTLLAEATGSRDQAADVVREALCALPADAPLRTIVVAVGDVTARAEEGTARPATAKAGPVFDAVAVALPPGVPVHLENNVNCAALAELHEGAARGRHTFGYLRIGVGIGLGIVVGGQVLAGANGAAGELARLPYPWDDALEPRREALEEYIGARSLLRRAAEVWPESDVSCPRTAERLFALAGHGSAPARAIVERHAVDVGRLAAAVTAVLDPGLLVLSGSTGAFPQLLPGVRAELERLSWPTEVVSSQIGDLGTVVGAARLAVARGVQTVTQAARAKD from the coding sequence GTGGAACACGAAGTGGCGAAGGCCCCCCGCCTGACCGAGAGCGCGAGCGCGGTGTTCGCCGTGCTGGCCGGGGCGGGCACGGCCACCCGGCCGCAACTCGCGACTCTGGCGGGCCTGTCGAAGCCGACCGTGTCCTCAGCCGTGGCCGAGCTGGAGAGCGCCCGGCTCGCCGCCCACTCCGGCATCGCCTCCGGCGGCACGGGCCGCTCCGCCGCCGTGTACGGACTCGGCCCTGCGGCCGGCTCCGTACTCGCCGTCGACCTCGGTCCCGCCCTGACCCGGGTGCGCGGCTGCGCCCTGGACGGCACCCTGCTCGCCGAGGCCACCGGCTCCCGCGACCAGGCCGCCGACGTGGTGCGCGAAGCGCTGTGCGCGCTCCCCGCCGACGCGCCGCTGCGCACCATCGTGGTGGCCGTCGGTGACGTCACCGCACGCGCCGAGGAGGGCACCGCGCGTCCGGCGACCGCCAAGGCGGGGCCCGTCTTCGACGCGGTGGCCGTGGCGCTGCCGCCCGGGGTGCCCGTCCACCTGGAGAACAACGTCAACTGCGCCGCGCTCGCCGAGCTGCACGAGGGCGCGGCGCGTGGCCGGCACACCTTCGGCTATCTGCGGATCGGTGTCGGTATCGGTCTGGGCATCGTCGTGGGGGGCCAGGTGCTCGCCGGTGCCAACGGGGCGGCCGGAGAGCTCGCCCGGCTGCCCTACCCCTGGGACGACGCCCTGGAGCCCCGCCGTGAGGCCCTGGAGGAGTACATCGGCGCCCGCTCCCTGCTGCGCCGGGCCGCCGAGGTCTGGCCGGAATCCGACGTTTCATGTCCTCGTACCGCCGAACGGCTGTTCGCGCTGGCCGGGCATGGCAGCGCCCCCGCCCGCGCGATCGTTGAACGGCACGCCGTGGACGTGGGCCGGCTGGCCGCCGCCGTGACCGCCGTACTCGACCCAGGGCTGCTCGTCCTGAGCGGCAGCACCGGAGCGTTCCCGCAGCTCCTGCCCGGTGTGCGGGCCGAGCTGGAGCGGCTGAGCTGGCCCACCGAAGTGGTCAGCAGTCAGATCGGTGATCTCGGCACCGTCGTGGGCGCCGCCCGGCTCGCGGTCGCCAGAGGAGTCCAAACCGTGACCCAGGCGGCGCGGGCGAAGGATTGA
- a CDS encoding N-acetylglucosamine kinase — MQDSPFPRPLVVGIDVGGTKTHLRAYAGDDLIADHVRPSSGWQPHDPVAAAGWLAELVTGALPTGARPSAVAVGAHACETPRQCAQIRSALRPHFDAPASVVGDAELLVPAAGLDRGAGLVAGTGSVAVGRREDGTLVQVGGWGALLGDEGGSAGLVREAVRAVWAAHDRGEEPDELAEGLLAAFGVPDVPALGGALEAATSPSAGWGRHAPVVFAAAEAGSSLAGTVVTDGGRSLAALVARLAARGVPVDDVVIAGGTVLAQPALHEALLASLAQLVPGARLQPLRVPPVEGAVELARSLV; from the coding sequence GTGCAGGACTCCCCCTTCCCGCGCCCGCTCGTCGTGGGCATCGACGTGGGCGGCACCAAGACGCATCTGCGCGCCTACGCCGGGGACGATCTGATCGCCGATCACGTCCGCCCCAGCAGCGGCTGGCAGCCGCACGACCCCGTGGCCGCCGCCGGCTGGCTGGCCGAACTGGTCACCGGCGCCCTGCCCACGGGCGCGCGCCCGTCCGCCGTCGCCGTGGGCGCACACGCCTGCGAGACACCCCGCCAGTGCGCCCAGATCCGCAGCGCCCTGCGTCCCCACTTCGACGCGCCCGCGTCCGTCGTCGGCGACGCCGAACTGCTCGTGCCCGCCGCCGGTCTGGACCGGGGCGCCGGCCTGGTCGCCGGCACCGGTTCCGTCGCGGTGGGCCGCCGCGAGGACGGCACCCTCGTGCAGGTCGGCGGCTGGGGCGCGCTCCTCGGCGACGAGGGCGGCTCCGCCGGTCTGGTCCGCGAGGCCGTCCGCGCGGTGTGGGCGGCGCACGACCGGGGCGAGGAACCCGACGAACTCGCCGAGGGCCTCCTCGCCGCGTTCGGGGTGCCCGACGTGCCCGCGCTCGGTGGGGCACTGGAGGCCGCCACTTCTCCCTCGGCCGGCTGGGGCCGGCACGCGCCGGTCGTGTTCGCCGCCGCCGAGGCGGGCTCGTCACTCGCCGGTACGGTCGTCACCGACGGGGGCCGGTCACTCGCCGCGCTCGTCGCCCGACTCGCCGCGCGCGGTGTCCCGGTCGACGACGTCGTCATCGCGGGCGGTACTGTGCTCGCTCAACCAGCCCTGCACGAGGCGCTGTTGGCGTCACTTGCCCAACTCGTTCCCGGCGCCCGGCTACAGCCGTTGAGGGTGCCGCCGGTCGAAGGGGCCGTGGAGCTGGCTCGTTCACTCGTATGA
- a CDS encoding phosphatase PAP2 family protein — MPSAAGHRATPSARGRELAVDRRGFLRTSLGASAGLLAAPTAVSWLAAADAKAATAPLAFVDDYSTNIVANATAETNAVIRALGGFAKVWKTGAAWNTGTPLRPEILRANMRYSIRLTHGRTEEQAREAFVYDRQHQSYAIIGGLGPLADLYRSGAKAVTSITSAPHGVPAAKINDAVPADAPAGSALGAGSYDSDLGQVAKLVDTVRGDFTSSNPAKFSFQYPRPWRMNENSEVVDTGTTDGLGFPVYDSDVVVVTQLLRQRSDVPAEDGGFPSGHTNAFHLAALAYAYAVPERFQEIVTRAFELSHTRIMSGMHSTVDVIGGRIMATALAAAVLYKPENTALKAAARKQAAEYFQAKTGTTADTLFAYAHSDAHDKYADRAANLALVTPKLTYVLPRQGRSTPLTVPKGAEVLLETRLPYLSADQRRAVLRTTALPSGYVMLDGFEQWGRLNLAAAADGYGSFESDVTVKLDTAAHGFGAADAWRNDIDGRGGLTKTGTGTLTLTGQNSYTGGTDLKAGVLVSASSHALGHGDVRVQGGTLRVTEPVQLHGAYTQQSATLAVTLRKDRHKEVVTVGRRVLLEKGSVLSLTLDAKNPPAVGSVVPVIGAAALRGHFDRVVVNSDKIRAVPVYTAKGLSVRLLKR, encoded by the coding sequence ATGCCGTCAGCAGCCGGGCACCGCGCCACCCCGTCGGCCCGTGGCCGTGAACTCGCCGTCGACAGACGCGGGTTCCTTCGTACCTCCCTCGGCGCGTCGGCGGGCTTGCTCGCCGCGCCGACCGCCGTCAGCTGGCTGGCCGCGGCCGACGCGAAGGCCGCCACCGCGCCTCTCGCGTTCGTCGACGACTACAGCACGAACATCGTCGCCAACGCGACGGCCGAGACCAACGCGGTGATCCGCGCGCTCGGCGGCTTCGCCAAGGTGTGGAAGACCGGCGCCGCGTGGAACACGGGCACGCCGCTGCGGCCCGAGATCCTGCGCGCCAACATGCGCTACTCCATCCGCCTCACCCACGGGCGCACGGAGGAGCAGGCGAGGGAGGCGTTCGTCTACGACCGTCAGCACCAGAGCTACGCCATCATCGGCGGGCTCGGCCCGCTGGCCGACCTGTACCGCTCGGGCGCCAAGGCGGTCACCTCGATCACGTCCGCCCCCCACGGCGTTCCGGCCGCCAAGATCAACGACGCCGTCCCCGCCGACGCCCCCGCGGGGTCCGCGCTGGGCGCCGGCTCGTACGACTCGGACCTCGGCCAGGTGGCCAAGCTCGTCGACACCGTGCGCGGCGACTTCACCTCCAGCAACCCCGCCAAGTTCAGCTTCCAGTACCCGCGGCCGTGGCGGATGAACGAGAACAGCGAGGTCGTCGACACCGGAACGACCGACGGGCTCGGGTTCCCGGTCTACGACTCCGATGTCGTCGTCGTGACGCAGCTGCTGCGGCAGCGCAGCGACGTCCCGGCCGAGGACGGCGGTTTCCCCAGCGGCCACACCAACGCCTTCCACCTGGCGGCCCTGGCGTACGCGTACGCGGTCCCGGAGCGTTTCCAGGAGATCGTGACCCGTGCCTTCGAGCTGAGCCACACCCGGATCATGTCCGGCATGCACTCCACCGTCGACGTCATCGGCGGGCGGATCATGGCCACGGCGCTGGCCGCCGCCGTGCTGTACAAGCCGGAGAACACCGCGCTCAAGGCCGCCGCCCGCAAGCAGGCCGCCGAGTACTTCCAGGCCAAGACGGGCACGACGGCCGACACGCTGTTCGCCTACGCGCACTCCGACGCCCACGACAAGTACGCCGACCGGGCCGCGAATCTCGCCCTGGTCACGCCCAAGCTGACGTACGTCCTTCCCCGGCAGGGCCGCTCGACGCCGCTGACCGTCCCGAAGGGCGCCGAGGTGCTGCTGGAGACGCGCCTCCCCTACCTGAGCGCGGACCAGCGCCGGGCGGTGCTGCGCACGACCGCTCTGCCCTCCGGTTACGTCATGCTCGACGGCTTCGAGCAGTGGGGGCGGCTCAACCTGGCCGCCGCGGCGGACGGATACGGCTCCTTCGAGTCCGACGTGACGGTCAAGCTCGACACGGCGGCGCACGGCTTCGGCGCGGCCGACGCCTGGCGCAACGACATCGACGGCCGGGGCGGGCTGACCAAGACGGGCACCGGCACGCTGACGCTGACCGGGCAGAACAGCTACACGGGCGGGACGGACCTCAAGGCCGGAGTGCTGGTCTCGGCCTCGTCCCACGCGCTGGGCCACGGCGATGTCCGGGTACAGGGCGGGACGCTGCGGGTGACCGAGCCGGTGCAGCTGCACGGCGCGTACACCCAGCAGTCGGCGACGCTGGCGGTCACGCTGCGCAAGGACCGTCACAAGGAGGTCGTGACGGTGGGCCGGCGCGTACTCCTGGAGAAGGGCAGCGTTCTGTCGCTGACCCTCGACGCCAAGAACCCGCCTGCCGTGGGCAGCGTCGTTCCCGTCATCGGCGCCGCGGCACTCAGGGGCCACTTCGACCGTGTCGTGGTGAACTCGGACAAGATCCGTGCCGTACCCGTCTATACGGCAAAGGGTCTGTCGGTACGGCTTCTGAAGCGGTAG
- a CDS encoding ArnT family glycosyltransferase has product MTRDRHTALDPRPSPDAGRPAGSGAPEVLPGAAVAASAAPTGRARPLARLRRHRRLLVPLAVAVLLLQMAVAMVTTAVEQTPTIDEPVYVGTAAVYLHEHSLRLNPEHPPLGKLLIAAGVAAADPHFDRGYAGDQSGVGRHLLYESGNDPWRLMLWARLPVIALTLLFGLVVFTFGRELAGAAGGLVALTLYTFSPDVVAHGSLATLDVPAAGFVLTSVWLLWRARRRPRLYLPLAGAALGAAVATKMNTLAAVPVLLLLAGLSVWRTRRAAVPRARLKLLARAGAGAAVTALVAVAVVWASYLAVDPLLHWAPVSGEVPAVPGLRGRLAGLLPFPEAYRDGLRMQFGLENARWEGFLFGRHYEGSLWYYLPAALLVKTPLGMLALWAAGTAAFLTVRQLRPVAPYLLLPTAVLLAAAMDGQRNFGVRYAIFVPMFGAVAAVGALALRRRWVPLAAAGLLAFVAVSSLRTFPFYLPYANEAFGGTAKTHEWLHDSNVDWGQDLGRLADRLRGRYAGQRVWLVYKGSGVPAFYGIHASDPRRQPERKVRGLLVVSDSSVAKARGPLARLIHSSHEVDEVGHSITIFHR; this is encoded by the coding sequence ATGACGCGCGATCGGCACACGGCTCTCGACCCCCGGCCTTCCCCCGACGCGGGAAGGCCGGCCGGCTCCGGGGCTCCGGAGGTGCTCCCCGGTGCCGCTGTCGCCGCGTCGGCGGCCCCGACCGGACGGGCGCGGCCCCTCGCCCGGCTGAGACGTCACCGGCGCCTGCTGGTCCCGCTCGCCGTCGCCGTCCTGCTCCTCCAGATGGCCGTGGCGATGGTCACCACGGCGGTCGAGCAGACACCCACCATCGACGAGCCCGTGTACGTCGGCACGGCGGCCGTCTACCTCCACGAGCACAGCCTGCGCCTCAACCCCGAACACCCGCCGCTGGGCAAGCTGCTCATCGCCGCCGGGGTGGCCGCGGCAGACCCGCACTTCGACCGGGGCTACGCCGGCGACCAGAGCGGCGTGGGCCGCCATCTGCTCTACGAGTCCGGCAACGACCCCTGGCGGCTGATGCTGTGGGCGCGGCTGCCGGTGATCGCGCTGACGCTGCTCTTCGGGCTGGTGGTGTTCACCTTCGGCCGTGAACTCGCCGGTGCGGCGGGCGGGTTGGTGGCGCTCACCCTGTACACGTTCTCGCCGGACGTCGTCGCGCACGGCTCGCTGGCCACCCTCGACGTACCGGCGGCCGGGTTCGTGCTGACGTCGGTGTGGCTGCTGTGGCGAGCGCGGCGCCGGCCGCGCCTGTATCTCCCGCTCGCCGGAGCGGCTCTCGGGGCGGCCGTGGCCACGAAGATGAACACCCTCGCCGCCGTCCCCGTGCTGCTCCTGCTGGCCGGCCTGTCGGTGTGGCGCACCCGGCGCGCAGCGGTCCCGCGAGCGCGGCTGAAGCTGCTCGCGCGGGCCGGCGCGGGCGCGGCCGTGACGGCCCTGGTCGCGGTGGCCGTCGTATGGGCGTCGTATCTCGCCGTCGATCCCCTGCTGCACTGGGCTCCGGTCTCCGGCGAGGTCCCGGCCGTGCCCGGGTTGCGGGGGCGACTGGCCGGTCTGCTGCCCTTCCCCGAGGCCTACCGCGACGGGTTGCGCATGCAGTTCGGTCTGGAGAACGCGCGGTGGGAGGGCTTCCTCTTCGGGCGGCACTACGAGGGTTCCCTCTGGTACTACCTGCCGGCCGCGCTGCTGGTGAAGACACCGCTCGGCATGCTGGCACTGTGGGCGGCGGGTACGGCGGCGTTTTTGACAGTACGTCAACTACGGCCTGTCGCACCCTACTTGCTGCTTCCCACGGCCGTGTTGCTGGCCGCGGCCATGGACGGGCAGCGGAACTTCGGGGTGCGGTACGCCATCTTCGTGCCGATGTTCGGGGCGGTGGCGGCGGTCGGTGCGCTCGCGCTGCGGCGGCGATGGGTGCCCCTCGCGGCGGCCGGGCTGCTGGCGTTCGTGGCGGTCAGTTCGCTGCGGACGTTCCCCTTCTATCTGCCGTACGCCAACGAGGCGTTCGGGGGAACGGCGAAGACGCACGAGTGGCTGCACGACTCCAACGTCGACTGGGGTCAGGACCTTGGGCGGCTCGCGGACCGGCTGCGGGGCCGGTACGCGGGTCAGCGGGTCTGGCTGGTCTACAAGGGCAGCGGGGTGCCGGCCTTCTACGGGATCCACGCGTCCGATCCGCGCCGGCAGCCCGAACGGAAGGTGCGCGGGCTGCTGGTGGTGTCCGACTCGTCGGTCGCCAAGGCGCGGGGGCCACTGGCGCGGCTGATCCACAGCAGCCACGAGGTCGACGAGGTCGGCCACTCGATCACGATCTTCCACCGGTGA
- a CDS encoding MurR/RpiR family transcriptional regulator has product MPSPQQARAQASAITSGKTAPEVEAAPTSRLRDLFDGPRLSPGQRRIAQYLIEHITEAAFLSITDLADRVGVSQPSVTRFAAAVGFSGYPALRERLQAIALSTLASVPGTAEENRSNELQAAVDAEIANLENLRRDFADPDRVIEVGRNLSRSTPLTVLGLRISGSLAEYFAYAARRIHPDVRLVTRGGSVAYDALLQSRGAGGTWVLAFSMPRHAQETLTAVQVARRAGLRVALITDLALGPLADEADIAFATGTGSRLVFDSYAGPAVLSAALLQAMTDADPERTQGRLEEYEQSADQHQFFLRD; this is encoded by the coding sequence GTGCCATCGCCGCAGCAGGCACGCGCCCAGGCATCCGCGATCACCTCGGGGAAGACGGCCCCCGAGGTGGAAGCGGCCCCGACCTCCCGGCTGCGGGACCTGTTCGACGGGCCCCGGCTCTCTCCCGGGCAGCGGCGCATCGCGCAGTATCTGATCGAACACATCACCGAGGCCGCGTTCCTGTCGATCACCGATCTGGCGGACCGGGTCGGCGTGAGCCAGCCGTCCGTGACCCGGTTCGCGGCGGCCGTCGGCTTCAGCGGTTATCCCGCGCTGCGCGAGAGGCTCCAGGCCATCGCGCTCAGCACCCTCGCGAGCGTGCCGGGCACCGCGGAGGAGAACCGGAGCAACGAGCTCCAGGCCGCCGTGGACGCCGAGATCGCGAACCTGGAGAACCTGCGGCGGGACTTCGCCGACCCCGACCGGGTGATCGAGGTCGGCCGGAACCTGTCCCGCTCGACTCCGCTCACCGTGCTCGGCCTGCGCATCTCCGGGTCGCTGGCGGAGTACTTCGCCTACGCCGCCCGCCGTATCCACCCCGACGTCCGACTGGTGACCCGGGGCGGCAGTGTCGCCTACGACGCGCTCCTGCAGTCGCGGGGTGCCGGGGGCACCTGGGTACTGGCCTTCTCGATGCCCCGGCACGCACAGGAGACGCTCACCGCGGTGCAGGTCGCGCGGCGGGCCGGGCTGCGGGTGGCCCTGATCACCGACCTGGCCCTCGGCCCGCTGGCCGACGAGGCCGACATCGCCTTCGCCACCGGCACCGGGTCCCGACTGGTGTTCGACTCGTATGCCGGGCCCGCGGTGCTCTCGGCCGCACTGCTCCAGGCCATGACGGACGCCGATCCGGAGCGGACCCAGGGGCGCCTGGAGGAGTACGAACAGAGCGCCGACCAGCATCAGTTCTTCCTCCGGGACTGA
- a CDS encoding peptidoglycan-binding domain-containing protein — MSTPPAPGRPEGRRPLEPTRVVRRRRTEALAQLMREHEEAMAEMPEGYEAVPLPRPAPDVEEATEQLPPVAHRGRAERREQRGRRGQTRQTRQTGQREQRGRRERVGSGFGFGPNLRRAAVAVAVGAAALVGFGSALLLPGSAEGEEVRPAPSVTPTGTPSAPVPSAPVAADPDGAGTLREGDSGPEVTDLQQRLSRIPDVYDHGATSGSYDTTLTEAVARFQLWYGIRGDETGVYGDDTRKDLESRTGS; from the coding sequence GTGTCGACACCGCCCGCACCGGGCCGGCCGGAAGGCCGCCGGCCCCTGGAGCCGACGCGAGTGGTGCGCCGCCGCCGTACCGAGGCGCTGGCGCAGCTCATGCGAGAGCACGAGGAGGCGATGGCCGAAATGCCGGAGGGCTACGAGGCCGTCCCGCTGCCCCGGCCCGCGCCCGACGTGGAGGAGGCGACGGAGCAATTGCCCCCGGTCGCCCACCGCGGACGCGCCGAACGGAGGGAACAGCGGGGACGGAGGGGGCAGACCCGTCAGACCCGTCAGACGGGTCAGCGGGAGCAGAGGGGCCGGCGGGAACGGGTCGGCAGTGGCTTCGGGTTCGGGCCGAACCTGCGCCGGGCCGCCGTCGCGGTCGCTGTCGGCGCGGCGGCTCTGGTCGGCTTCGGTTCGGCCCTGCTGCTCCCGGGCAGCGCCGAGGGCGAGGAGGTCCGGCCGGCACCTTCGGTCACGCCGACCGGCACGCCGTCCGCCCCCGTCCCGTCCGCCCCCGTCGCGGCGGACCCGGACGGCGCGGGCACCCTCCGCGAGGGGGACAGCGGTCCCGAGGTGACCGACCTCCAGCAGCGGCTGTCGCGCATTCCGGACGTCTACGACCACGGTGCCACCAGCGGCAGCTACGACACCACCCTCACCGAGGCAGTGGCCCGTTTCCAGCTCTGGTACGGCATCCGCGGCGACGAGACGGGCGTCTACGGGGACGACACCCGCAAGGACCTGGAGTCACGTACAGGGTCCTGA
- a CDS encoding LuxR C-terminal-related transcriptional regulator, whose product MLSHHQIAAATRIGMLTRERDTVAACSQALDELRRALPLDMATLLTIDPLTGEHLQLAGIGYTAEMSQTLAAEFVDTPWYRNVVRQDMPPSISEDADDPGQRFRHGWFYADRVRPAGVRDAMTGALRHDGRLVGLITLSTRDADAYDTEARRLLASVIPALGALADPTAHTGDLHGLPAEGAASLVAEGGSVDLPGRERARVAADEEFRPLLRAFARTGGRRLRLLWPLDGTWYRVSLYRHSSAPGPAGPAEAVLIHETPTELPYGLSPRELEVLTRAATGQTNQAIAQALFLSPRTVHSHIEHLLRKTGAASRAEATALAVRDGLLRPTPDHLDHFVERGV is encoded by the coding sequence ATGCTCAGCCACCACCAGATCGCGGCCGCCACCCGCATCGGCATGCTCACACGCGAGCGCGACACCGTTGCGGCGTGCTCCCAGGCTCTGGACGAACTCCGCCGCGCCCTGCCGCTCGACATGGCGACTCTGCTGACCATCGACCCGCTGACAGGCGAGCACCTCCAGCTCGCCGGCATCGGCTACACCGCCGAGATGTCGCAGACACTGGCCGCCGAGTTCGTCGACACCCCCTGGTACCGCAACGTCGTCCGCCAGGACATGCCGCCCTCCATCTCCGAGGACGCAGACGACCCCGGGCAGCGCTTCCGCCACGGCTGGTTCTACGCAGACCGGGTCCGCCCGGCAGGCGTGCGCGACGCCATGACCGGAGCACTCCGGCACGACGGACGCCTCGTCGGCCTCATCACGCTCTCCACCCGCGACGCGGACGCCTACGACACCGAGGCCCGCCGGCTCCTCGCCTCCGTCATCCCCGCGCTCGGCGCACTCGCCGACCCGACGGCCCACACCGGCGACCTGCACGGACTGCCGGCCGAGGGCGCGGCGAGCCTCGTCGCCGAGGGCGGGAGCGTCGACCTGCCGGGACGGGAGCGCGCCCGGGTGGCGGCGGACGAGGAGTTCCGTCCCCTGCTGCGCGCCTTCGCCCGGACAGGCGGCCGGCGGCTGCGACTGCTGTGGCCGCTCGACGGCACCTGGTACCGCGTCTCCCTGTACCGGCACAGCTCGGCCCCGGGTCCGGCGGGCCCGGCGGAGGCGGTGCTGATCCACGAGACGCCGACCGAACTGCCGTACGGGCTCAGCCCACGCGAGTTGGAAGTGCTCACGCGCGCCGCCACCGGGCAGACAAACCAGGCCATCGCGCAGGCACTGTTCCTGTCCCCGCGGACCGTGCACAGCCACATCGAGCATCTGCTCCGCAAGACCGGCGCCGCCTCCCGCGCCGAGGCCACCGCCCTCGCGGTCCGTGACGGCCTGCTGCGCCCCACCCCGGACCATCTGGACCACTTCGTCGAGCGCGGCGTCTGA
- a CDS encoding sugar ABC transporter substrate-binding protein encodes MTSSPFAGSAASRRQFLAWSGTALALAAAGCSAPGSATASSGRKAAAGGKGSGEPLTKIGLDYPFTQLPLYATLVKLSTAAAKKHGVSLLTTSDGSSADTQATNLTTWVARRTPAIVSFPMVFEAAEPMAEAALDAGLIWVTYGGTLEHQSADIRFSFREGGTLLGEAAAKWALENLGGKGKIAFLTDSTIELGRERTKGMVDAFTRLAPGVDVVSQEQAIDPDTGLSKTKAILAKHPDLNLVLGVTDAAAYGGYKALEQTGRAKDDAKTFVGGQDGAAPSLLAIKQGTFYRASAALAPQDIANAIVDVPLAVAAGKADPGVEVPIALVGPRDTAKIDALLAQNG; translated from the coding sequence ATGACCTCATCCCCGTTCGCCGGCTCCGCGGCCTCGCGCAGACAGTTCCTCGCCTGGTCCGGCACGGCCCTCGCCCTCGCCGCCGCCGGCTGTTCGGCACCCGGCAGCGCCACGGCGTCGTCGGGGCGGAAAGCCGCCGCGGGCGGCAAGGGGTCCGGTGAGCCCCTGACGAAGATCGGCCTGGACTATCCGTTCACCCAACTCCCGCTCTACGCAACGCTGGTGAAGCTTTCCACGGCCGCAGCGAAGAAGCACGGAGTCTCTCTGCTGACGACGAGCGACGGCAGCAGCGCCGACACCCAGGCGACCAACCTCACCACCTGGGTCGCCCGCAGGACTCCCGCGATCGTGTCGTTCCCGATGGTGTTCGAGGCCGCCGAGCCGATGGCCGAGGCCGCGCTGGACGCGGGCCTGATCTGGGTGACGTACGGCGGCACACTGGAGCACCAGAGCGCCGACATCCGGTTCAGCTTCCGGGAGGGCGGCACGCTGCTCGGCGAGGCGGCGGCCAAGTGGGCGCTGGAGAACCTCGGCGGCAAGGGCAAGATCGCCTTCCTCACCGACAGCACGATCGAACTGGGCCGCGAACGCACCAAGGGCATGGTCGACGCCTTCACCAGACTGGCGCCCGGCGTCGACGTGGTCTCCCAGGAGCAGGCCATCGACCCCGACACGGGCCTGAGCAAGACGAAGGCCATCCTGGCCAAGCACCCCGACCTCAATCTGGTCCTCGGGGTCACGGACGCGGCGGCGTACGGCGGCTACAAGGCGCTGGAGCAGACCGGGCGGGCGAAGGACGACGCGAAGACGTTCGTCGGCGGGCAGGACGGAGCGGCGCCCTCACTCCTCGCGATCAAACAGGGCACCTTCTACCGCGCCTCCGCCGCCCTCGCCCCGCAGGACATCGCGAACGCCATCGTCGACGTCCCCCTCGCGGTCGCGGCGGGCAAGGCCGACCCCGGTGTGGAGGTACCGATCGCGCTCGTCGGCCCCCGGGACACGGCGAAGATCGACGCCCTGCTCGCCCAGAACGGCTAG